A single Lolium perenne isolate Kyuss_39 chromosome 6, Kyuss_2.0, whole genome shotgun sequence DNA region contains:
- the LOC127307707 gene encoding uncharacterized protein, with amino-acid sequence MAATTKLVALGFVVLLSIGYTSASRMLASSSSASGGGSGGGGGGGGAGASGYGGGGGQGGATGYGETFIGSGYKSNYAQGAGGGGGAGGGGGSNGGAGSGSGTGGGIGSGASGSTGSGQANASGSGGGEGQGAGANGSTGQGAGVGGGEGSGESSVAPAPSAGGISYSDAAGGGTGGGGGNSGNGGGEGTGAGNAGNDGTSGSASGQGSGNGGGIVKGVAPGPSVGVGSGAGFGAAQTGSAGPSGSGYAAGSGAGGGGGAGGSENGGVGSGGGTGEGSGSGTYP; translated from the coding sequence ATGGCTGCTACCACTAAGCTTGTAGCTCTTGGCTTTGTTGTCCTCTTGAGCATTGGTTACACCAGTGCTTCACGTATGTTAGCTAGCTCATCCAGCGCATCAGGAGGAGGgtcgggaggcggaggcggcggtggtGGGGCAGGTGCAAGTGGatacggcggaggaggcgggcAAGGTGGTGCCACTGGATACGGTGAAACCTTCATAGGTTCAGGTTACAAGTCTAACTATGCCCAGGGagctggtggaggaggaggagcaggcggcggcggtggttcaAATGGCGGAGCCGGATCTGGTTCCGGGACCGGCGGTGGCATCGGCTCTGGTGCGAGTGGTTCTACTGGCAGTGGGCAGGCCAATGCTAGTGGTAGTGGTGGGGGTGAGGGCCAAGGTGCTGGCGCCAATGGGTCTACTGGACAAGGAGCAGGAGTGGGTGGTGGTGAAGGAAGTGGTGAGAGTAGCGTAGCACCAGCTCCTTCTGCTGGTGGTATCAGCTACTCCGATGCTGCTGGTGGTGGtaccggtggtggcggcggtaaCAGTGGAAATGGTGGTGGAGAAGGAACTGGAGCTGGAAATGCCGGTAACGACGGCACCTCAGGCAGTGCTAGTGGACAGGGTAGTGGCAACGGTGGTGGCATAGTTAAAGGTGTTGCTCCAGGGCCAAGTGTCGGAGTTGGTTCTGGTGCAGGTTTCGGTGCTGCACAGACTGGTAGCGCTGGCCCTTCTGGTTCAGGCTATGCTGCCGGAAGCGGtgctggcggtggtggtggtgctggtggaaGCGAAAATGGCGGGGTTGGCAGCGGAGGAGGCACGGGAGAAGGGTCTGGTAGTGGTACATACCCTTAA